The following proteins are encoded in a genomic region of Oryza brachyantha chromosome 11, ObraRS2, whole genome shotgun sequence:
- the LOC102708754 gene encoding uncharacterized protein LOC102708754, whose amino-acid sequence MGTIALPAVAAAAPTPARPPFTVRTAAAARSPTPAPYPLPDELRLVADIRSPYNHIRVADVSLHAAAGHPLAGARLLLLDGPGNIHSLSFPRRCPLTSAYFDVFATLPPLLPRAALSLAVLGFGAGSAARAVLHFFPDVSVHGWEIDPAVVSVSRDFFGLTALEEQHAGRLFVRVGDALRAEALPGGFGGVLVDLFANGSVLPELQEADTWRRIGGMVAPGGRVMVNCGGPCVEAEEEGRDGEAVKDATLRALTAAFGCEMVSVMDEDESWVAMTGPAVSAPVEVAAWKAALPPELRRYVDLWRPCLP is encoded by the coding sequence ATGGGGACGATAGCGCTACCGGCAGTAGCGGCCGCCGCTCCAACCCCAGCGCGGCCGCCGTTCACCgtccgcaccgccgccgcagcaagGTCTCCCACCCCGGCCCCGTACCCTCTACCGGACGAgctccgcctcgtcgccgacaTCCGCTCCCCGTACAACCAcatccgcgtcgccgacgtctctctccacgccgccgccggccacccgCTCGCCGgtgcgcgcctcctcctcctcgacggGCCGGGCAACATCCactccctctccttcccccGCCGCTGCCCGCTCACCTCCGCCTACTTCGACGTCTTCGCCACGCTCCcgcccctcctcccgcgcgccgccctctccctcgccgtcCTGGGCTTCGGCGCGggctccgccgcgcgcgccgtgcTCCACTTCTTCCCGGACGTCTCCGTCCACGGCTGGGAGATCGACCCCGCCGTGGTCTCCGTCTCCCGCGACTTCTTCGGCCTCACGGCGCTCGAGGAGCAGCACGCCGGCCGCCTCTTCGTCCGCGTCGGGGACGCGCTCCGGGCCGAGGCGCTGCCcggcggcttcggcggcgTGCTGGTCGACCTGTTCGCGAACGGGAGCGTGCTCCCGGAGCTCCAAGAGGCGGACACGTGGAGGCGGATTGGCGGGATGGTGGCGCCGGGAGGGAGGGTCATGGTGAACTGCGGCGGGCCATGCGTGGAGgctgaggaggaggggagggacgGCGAGGCCGTCAAGGACGCCACGCTGCGCGCTCTGACGGCGGCGTTCGGGTGTGAGATGGTGTCTGTGATGGATGAGGACGAGAGCTGGGTGGCCATGACTGGGCCGGCGGTGTCGGCGccggtggaggtggcggcgtGGAAGGCTGCGTTGCCACCGGAGCTCCGGAGATATGTTGATTTGTGGAGGCCATGCTTGCCATGA